In the Planifilum fulgidum genome, one interval contains:
- the hisF gene encoding imidazole glycerol phosphate synthase subunit HisF, producing MITKRIIPCLDVKDGRVVKGVSFVNLKDAGDPVELAALYDREGADELVFLDISASQEGRGTMVDVVREAAAELSIPFTVGGGISSLEDMFRLLRAGADKVSINTAAVLRPELVEEGARRFGSQCIVVAIDARWDPGRKDWVVHTHGGRRPTDRLAVDWAKEVVERGAGEILLTSMDRDGQKSGFDLELTRRVASSVRVPVIASGGAGALEHFYEVFSATPAAAALAASLFHFQELRIGEVKSYLKEKGVNVRWP from the coding sequence GTGATCACCAAACGGATCATTCCCTGTCTGGACGTGAAGGACGGCCGGGTGGTGAAGGGAGTCTCCTTCGTCAATCTGAAGGATGCCGGGGATCCGGTGGAGCTGGCCGCGCTGTACGACCGGGAAGGGGCTGACGAACTGGTCTTCCTGGATATTTCCGCTTCCCAGGAGGGAAGGGGGACGATGGTGGATGTCGTCCGGGAGGCGGCGGCCGAACTGAGCATCCCCTTCACTGTGGGAGGGGGGATTTCTTCTCTGGAGGACATGTTCCGCCTTCTCCGCGCCGGTGCGGACAAGGTGTCGATCAACACCGCCGCCGTCCTCCGTCCGGAACTGGTGGAGGAAGGGGCGCGCCGCTTCGGCAGCCAGTGCATCGTGGTGGCCATCGATGCCCGCTGGGATCCCGGAAGAAAAGACTGGGTCGTCCACACCCACGGAGGCCGCCGTCCCACCGACCGGTTGGCGGTGGATTGGGCGAAGGAAGTGGTGGAACGGGGGGCCGGGGAGATTCTCCTCACCAGCATGGACCGGGACGGGCAAAAGAGCGGATTTGACCTGGAGCTGACCCGTCGGGTCGCCTCCAGCGTCCGCGTCCCGGTGATCGCCTCCGGCGGAGCGGGCGCCCTGGAGCATTTTTACGAGGTGTTTTCCGCCACCCCGGCGGCCGCCGCTTTGGCCGCGTCCCTCTTTCATTTCCAGGAGCTGCGGATCGGCGAAGTCAAATCTTATCTGAAGGAGAAAGGGGTGAACGTCCGTTGGCCCTGA
- the hisA gene encoding 1-(5-phosphoribosyl)-5-[(5-phosphoribosylamino)methylideneamino]imidazole-4-carboxamide isomerase, which produces MSFTLYPAVDLRGGKCVRLYQGDYGAETVYDEDPVRVARKWRAEGAGWLHVVDLDAARTGEPVNLPVIREMALSVDIPLQVGGGVRSMERLELLFSVGVERVILGSAAIDDPRFVREALARYGDRIALGIDARGGRVATHGWLRTTEVTAEELAKEMVRHGAETFIFTDISRDGTLSGPNVEAILSLARACGKPVIASGGIRDAQDLLRLARHAGEGVAGAVVGRALYTGGLDLGEALKLLSRERGEDGR; this is translated from the coding sequence ATGAGTTTCACCCTCTATCCGGCGGTGGACCTGCGGGGAGGAAAGTGCGTCCGGCTGTATCAGGGAGATTACGGAGCGGAAACGGTTTACGACGAGGACCCGGTGAGAGTGGCCCGGAAGTGGCGGGCGGAGGGAGCCGGGTGGCTGCACGTGGTCGATCTGGATGCGGCCCGCACGGGGGAGCCGGTCAATTTGCCGGTGATCCGGGAGATGGCCTTAAGCGTCGACATTCCCCTTCAGGTGGGCGGAGGGGTCCGGTCGATGGAGAGGCTGGAGCTCTTGTTTTCCGTTGGCGTCGAGCGGGTGATCCTCGGTTCCGCCGCCATTGACGATCCCCGGTTTGTCCGGGAAGCCCTCGCCCGTTACGGGGATCGCATCGCCCTCGGCATCGATGCCAGGGGCGGCCGGGTCGCCACCCACGGATGGCTGAGGACCACCGAGGTGACGGCGGAGGAGCTGGCCAAGGAAATGGTCCGCCACGGTGCCGAAACCTTCATCTTTACCGACATTTCGCGGGACGGAACCCTGTCCGGCCCCAACGTGGAGGCCATCCTTTCCCTGGCCCGGGCCTGCGGGAAACCGGTGATCGCCTCCGGCGGGATTCGCGATGCGCAGGATCTGCTTCGACTGGCCCGGCATGCCGGGGAAGGCGTGGCCGGAGCCGTGGTCGGACGCGCCCTTTACACGGGAGGACTGGATCTGGGTGAAGCCTTGAAGCTTCTATCGCGGGAAAGGGGGGAGGACGGTCGGTGA